A stretch of Ranitomeya variabilis isolate aRanVar5 chromosome 3, aRanVar5.hap1, whole genome shotgun sequence DNA encodes these proteins:
- the LOC143817985 gene encoding uncharacterized protein LOC143817985 isoform X2, giving the protein MRWRALESFEGLMLERMDVRRVVVVLFTIFFYCVEGRPAKTPEAVSQRPWAETFPTMNGKISDDNNIIRRYVLPIGLMIIVAFLVAIWIFYYLYGVRRRRGKQEDADLREVVVVKPDVKVQTTDSDLDSPTSSDDDITNISDHKDSNSGETSTNSSNEPSASKESANTQDTMPLCKIPGCFLEDIISLNSIYVTNFQKTKNELAERLYKLYNKTVFGNQLPKDVELVTFRSSLEFCRAPTIHTCSRDVSCCLLVTR; this is encoded by the exons ATGCGTTGGAGGGCACTGGAGTCTTTTGAGGGTTTGATGTTGGAGAGAATGGATGTGCGGAGAGTTGTTGTAGTGTTGTTCACTATTTTTTTCTATTGTGTAGAAGGGAGACCTGCTAAAACACCAGAAG CGGTTTCCCAGAGACCATGGGCTGAGACGTTCCCCACAATGAACGGGAAAATCAGCGATGATAATAACA TCATTCGTCGCTATGTCCTGCCCATTGGTCTGATGATAATTGTTGCCTTTTTGGTCGCGATCTGGATCTTCTA TTACTTGTATGGAGTCCGGAGACGTCGGGGCAAACAGGAGGATGCAGACCTGAGAGAAGTTGTCGTCGTGAAGCCAG ATGTGAAAGTACAAACTACAGATAGTGATTTGGACAGTCCCACCAG CTCCGATGACGACATCACTAACATTAGTGATCATAAGGATTCTAATAGTGGAGAAACTTCCACAAATAGCA GTAATGAACCATCTGCTAGTAAGGAGAGCGCTAACACACAGGACAC TATGCCATTGTGCAAAATCCCTGGTTGTTTCCTGGAAGACATCATATCACTGAATTCCATCTACGTGACAAACTTCCAGAAGACTAAAAACGAGCTAGCGGAACGACTGTATAAGCTGTATAACAAAACCGTCTTCGGGAATCAG CTTCCTAAAGATGTGGAATTAGT AACTTTCCGATCAAGTCTTGAATTCTGCCG TGCGCCTACGATCCACACTTGCTCACGAGATGTGTCATGTTGCCTGCTGGTTACTCGATAA
- the LOC143817985 gene encoding uncharacterized protein LOC143817985 isoform X3, whose amino-acid sequence MRWRALESFEGLMLERMDVRRVVVVLFTIFFYCVEGRPAKTPEAVSQRPWAETFPTMNGKISDDNNIIRRYVLPIGLMIIVAFLVAIWIFYYLYGVRRRRGKQEDADLREVVVVKPDVKVQTTDSDLDSPTSSDDDITNISDHKDSNSGETSTNSSNEPSASKESANTQDTMPLCKIPGCFLEDIISLNSIYVTNFQKTKNELAERLYKLYNKTVFGNQCAYDPHLLTRCVMLPAGYSITK is encoded by the exons ATGCGTTGGAGGGCACTGGAGTCTTTTGAGGGTTTGATGTTGGAGAGAATGGATGTGCGGAGAGTTGTTGTAGTGTTGTTCACTATTTTTTTCTATTGTGTAGAAGGGAGACCTGCTAAAACACCAGAAG CGGTTTCCCAGAGACCATGGGCTGAGACGTTCCCCACAATGAACGGGAAAATCAGCGATGATAATAACA TCATTCGTCGCTATGTCCTGCCCATTGGTCTGATGATAATTGTTGCCTTTTTGGTCGCGATCTGGATCTTCTA TTACTTGTATGGAGTCCGGAGACGTCGGGGCAAACAGGAGGATGCAGACCTGAGAGAAGTTGTCGTCGTGAAGCCAG ATGTGAAAGTACAAACTACAGATAGTGATTTGGACAGTCCCACCAG CTCCGATGACGACATCACTAACATTAGTGATCATAAGGATTCTAATAGTGGAGAAACTTCCACAAATAGCA GTAATGAACCATCTGCTAGTAAGGAGAGCGCTAACACACAGGACAC TATGCCATTGTGCAAAATCCCTGGTTGTTTCCTGGAAGACATCATATCACTGAATTCCATCTACGTGACAAACTTCCAGAAGACTAAAAACGAGCTAGCGGAACGACTGTATAAGCTGTATAACAAAACCGTCTTCGGGAATCAG TGCGCCTACGATCCACACTTGCTCACGAGATGTGTCATGTTGCCTGCTGGTTACTCGATAACGAAATGA
- the LOC143817985 gene encoding uncharacterized protein LOC143817985 isoform X1, translating to MRWRALESFEGLMLERMDVRRVVVVLFTIFFYCVEGRPAKTPEAVSQRPWAETFPTMNGKISDDNNIIRRYVLPIGLMIIVAFLVAIWIFYYLYGVRRRRGKQEDADLREVVVVKPDVKVQTTDSDLDSPTSSDDDITNISDHKDSNSGETSTNSSNEPSASKESANTQDTMPLCKIPGCFLEDIISLNSIYVTNFQKTKNELAERLYKLYNKTVFGNQLPKDVELVWDKTLTKISARTYQILQNNIPYCIIELSDQVLNSAVRLRSTLAHEMCHVACWLLDNEMRDNHGPLWQAYAKRVNSIHPELPEVKKHHDYTL from the exons ATGCGTTGGAGGGCACTGGAGTCTTTTGAGGGTTTGATGTTGGAGAGAATGGATGTGCGGAGAGTTGTTGTAGTGTTGTTCACTATTTTTTTCTATTGTGTAGAAGGGAGACCTGCTAAAACACCAGAAG CGGTTTCCCAGAGACCATGGGCTGAGACGTTCCCCACAATGAACGGGAAAATCAGCGATGATAATAACA TCATTCGTCGCTATGTCCTGCCCATTGGTCTGATGATAATTGTTGCCTTTTTGGTCGCGATCTGGATCTTCTA TTACTTGTATGGAGTCCGGAGACGTCGGGGCAAACAGGAGGATGCAGACCTGAGAGAAGTTGTCGTCGTGAAGCCAG ATGTGAAAGTACAAACTACAGATAGTGATTTGGACAGTCCCACCAG CTCCGATGACGACATCACTAACATTAGTGATCATAAGGATTCTAATAGTGGAGAAACTTCCACAAATAGCA GTAATGAACCATCTGCTAGTAAGGAGAGCGCTAACACACAGGACAC TATGCCATTGTGCAAAATCCCTGGTTGTTTCCTGGAAGACATCATATCACTGAATTCCATCTACGTGACAAACTTCCAGAAGACTAAAAACGAGCTAGCGGAACGACTGTATAAGCTGTATAACAAAACCGTCTTCGGGAATCAG CTTCCTAAAGATGTGGAATTAGTGTGGGATAAGACACTTACCAAAATATCTGCTAGAACCTATCAGATTTTACAGAATAACATACCCTATTGCATTATAGAACTTTCCGATCAAGTCTTGAATTCTGCCG TGCGCCTACGATCCACACTTGCTCACGAGATGTGTCATGTTGCCTGCTGGTTACTCGATAACGAAATGAGAGACAATCATGGTCCATTATGGCAGGCTTATGCAAAGCGCGTCAATTCTATCCATCCTGAGCTGCCAGAGGTGAAGAAGCATCACGATTATACTTTATGA